Proteins found in one Deltaproteobacteria bacterium genomic segment:
- a CDS encoding fumarylacetoacetate hydrolase family protein translates to MKLIRFAYQNEQSYGVLENETVRTLNGTQNNVVPLADVKLLAPSFPSKIICVGLNYHDHIREMKLPQPVEPLIFLKAPSALNHPGDPIELTPFSNQIELEGELALVIGKLAKNVSEEEALSSLMGYTCFNDVTARDLQRRDSQFCRAKSFDTFACMGPWVETQLDPSNLTIQTYLNGELKQNSNTKEMIFGVPKLVSFVSHMMTLYPGDVISTGSPGGTCTMKSGDVVEVKIEGIGSLRNSVV, encoded by the coding sequence ATGAAACTCATCCGCTTCGCGTATCAAAACGAACAGAGCTATGGTGTTTTAGAAAATGAAACCGTACGTACACTAAACGGCACCCAAAACAATGTAGTTCCTCTAGCGGATGTAAAACTTCTGGCCCCCAGTTTTCCCTCCAAAATTATCTGTGTGGGTTTGAACTATCACGACCACATTCGCGAAATGAAGCTTCCCCAACCCGTAGAACCGCTGATTTTCTTGAAAGCACCGTCGGCCCTCAATCATCCCGGAGATCCCATTGAACTCACCCCCTTTTCAAATCAGATCGAACTGGAAGGCGAACTGGCTTTAGTAATTGGAAAACTGGCCAAAAATGTTTCCGAGGAGGAAGCGCTCTCTTCTCTGATGGGATACACCTGTTTCAACGATGTGACCGCAAGAGACCTGCAGCGCAGAGACAGCCAGTTTTGTCGCGCCAAATCCTTCGACACCTTTGCTTGCATGGGCCCTTGGGTAGAAACTCAACTGGACCCGTCGAATTTGACGATTCAAACTTACCTGAATGGTGAACTCAAACAAAACTCCAACACCAAAGAAATGATTTTTGGAGTTCCAAAACTCGTCTCCTTTGTTTCGCACATGATGACCTTATATCCAGGAGATGTGATCAGCACTGGATCTCCTGGAGGGACTTGCACGATGAAATCGGGAGATGTGGTGGAAGTGAAAATTGAGGGGATTGGGAGTTTGAGGAATAGTGTGGTTTAA
- a CDS encoding 4-hydroxy-tetrahydrodipicolinate reductase, whose amino-acid sequence MNLILCGAAGRMGQRIAALSKENPKITLAACVDKKTAQTVEGLICFTNLKDVISTGNVIIDFSHADASLENLKLAMSSKVPLVIGTTGFNLKERQQIEEAAKSIPIVFSSNMSIGVNVMWKLLEQATRALGPAYDIEVVEMHHRLKKDAPSGTAMTTAEVLAKAAGRNLEKDAVYSRHGMIGERKAGEIGIQTLRGGDVVGDHTVYFAGIGERLEITHRASSRDTFAQGALRAAEWVVDKKPGLYNMQDVLGLK is encoded by the coding sequence ATGAATCTAATTCTCTGTGGTGCTGCAGGTCGTATGGGACAACGGATTGCGGCACTCTCAAAAGAAAATCCAAAAATAACATTAGCCGCCTGTGTCGATAAAAAAACAGCTCAAACAGTAGAAGGGCTGATTTGCTTCACTAACTTGAAAGACGTCATTTCTACAGGAAATGTCATCATCGATTTTAGCCATGCGGATGCCAGCTTGGAAAATTTAAAGCTTGCGATGAGCTCTAAAGTCCCTCTCGTCATTGGCACCACCGGCTTCAATCTCAAAGAACGCCAGCAAATCGAAGAGGCCGCAAAATCAATCCCCATCGTCTTTTCCAGCAACATGAGCATCGGCGTCAATGTGATGTGGAAATTGTTGGAGCAAGCCACACGGGCTTTAGGGCCCGCCTATGATATTGAAGTCGTGGAGATGCATCATCGCCTGAAAAAAGATGCCCCCTCCGGAACAGCAATGACCACCGCGGAAGTCTTGGCCAAAGCGGCAGGCCGCAATTTGGAAAAAGATGCCGTGTACTCCCGCCACGGAATGATAGGCGAACGCAAGGCAGGAGAAATTGGTATCCAAACCTTGCGCGGCGGCGATGTCGTGGGCGATCATACCGTCTATTTTGCCGGTATTGGAGAACGTCTGGAAATTACGCATCGCGCTTCTTCACGCGACACCTTTGCGCAAGGCGCTCTGCGGGCGGCAGAATGGGTAGTGGACAAAAAACCAGGTCTTTATAACATGCAAGATGTATTGGGCTTGAAGTAA
- a CDS encoding 4-hydroxy-tetrahydrodipicolinate synthase codes for MTTLFQGSMVALITPFKEGKLDEVALKKLIDFQIENGTSVLVPCGTTGESATLSHEEHDRVIALTVEYSHKRAKVLAGTGSNSTSEAIRLTQNARKAGADGALLICPYYNKPTQEGLLQHFGAIADAVDIPQVLYNIPGRTGINLLPSTIAKLAERKNIVGIKEATGNLIQASEVIAACPKDFGVYSGEDALTWPLYAIGAQGAISVTANILPKQCAELWNEAQKGNMKRARELHYQLLEINDVMFVETNPSPVKTALALMGFCGEEIRLPLVTLKKENKEKLSAILKKNKLI; via the coding sequence ATGACAACTTTATTTCAAGGCAGCATGGTCGCCCTCATCACCCCTTTCAAAGAGGGGAAACTCGACGAGGTGGCATTGAAAAAATTAATCGACTTTCAAATTGAGAATGGAACTTCTGTCCTCGTCCCCTGCGGGACCACAGGAGAATCGGCCACCCTTTCTCATGAAGAACATGACCGTGTGATTGCCCTCACGGTCGAATACAGTCACAAGCGGGCCAAGGTACTAGCAGGCACGGGGTCCAACTCCACAAGTGAAGCCATACGGCTCACACAAAATGCCAGAAAAGCTGGGGCAGATGGGGCTTTGCTGATTTGTCCCTATTATAACAAGCCCACTCAGGAAGGTTTGCTTCAACATTTTGGAGCGATAGCCGATGCAGTGGATATTCCCCAAGTGCTCTATAATATTCCAGGGCGGACGGGGATCAACCTGCTACCTTCTACCATTGCCAAACTCGCGGAGAGAAAAAATATCGTCGGCATTAAAGAAGCCACCGGAAATCTCATTCAAGCGAGCGAAGTGATCGCCGCTTGTCCCAAAGATTTTGGCGTCTACTCCGGAGAAGATGCCCTCACCTGGCCCTTGTACGCCATCGGCGCCCAAGGCGCTATTTCGGTAACCGCGAATATTCTTCCGAAGCAATGTGCAGAATTGTGGAATGAAGCTCAAAAAGGAAACATGAAACGCGCTCGTGAATTGCATTATCAATTGCTGGAAATCAACGATGTGATGTTTGTCGAAACCAATCCTTCCCCAGTGAAAACCGCTTTGGCCTTGATGGGATTTTGTGGTGAGGAGATTCGATTGCCTCTGGTTACACTTAAAAAAGAAAATAAAGAGAAACTATCTGCCATTCTCAAAAAGAATAAATTAATCTAA
- a CDS encoding diaminopimelate epimerase has product MKLHFEKWHGLGNDFIMLNAVGQKLNEIEQKAKSLCERRLGIGCDQLIIVRPSEVADLRMQIYNADGSEVEMCGNGIRCLALFAKKHGLVKNDSMTVETLGGIKKPKIVGNLVEVDMGEPILKASEIPVNLEGMVIGKNVELGGETHPITCVSMGNPHCVLFVQNVEEVPLKKMGSKIETDALFPKKTNVEFVQVIDKNTIKLRVWERGAGATMACGTGACGAVVASILNGFTNRKVQAQLPGGNLDIVWSEKDNRVYMTGPGTEVFNGEIEI; this is encoded by the coding sequence ATGAAGCTCCATTTTGAAAAATGGCATGGACTGGGTAATGATTTTATCATGCTCAATGCAGTGGGTCAGAAATTAAACGAAATCGAACAAAAAGCAAAATCTCTTTGCGAACGCCGCTTGGGGATTGGCTGCGATCAGCTCATAATTGTTCGCCCTTCCGAAGTCGCCGATTTACGCATGCAGATTTATAATGCAGATGGTTCCGAAGTAGAAATGTGCGGCAATGGAATCCGCTGCTTGGCTTTATTCGCAAAAAAACATGGTCTGGTAAAAAATGATTCCATGACGGTAGAAACCTTGGGAGGCATCAAGAAACCCAAGATAGTGGGCAATCTGGTGGAGGTGGATATGGGAGAACCTATTTTGAAGGCCTCGGAAATTCCAGTAAATCTGGAAGGCATGGTGATTGGAAAAAATGTGGAACTCGGCGGAGAAACTCATCCGATTACTTGTGTCAGCATGGGCAACCCTCACTGCGTGCTCTTTGTGCAAAACGTGGAGGAAGTCCCTCTGAAAAAGATGGGCTCTAAAATCGAGACCGATGCCTTATTTCCCAAGAAAACAAACGTTGAATTTGTTCAGGTGATCGACAAAAACACCATCAAACTACGGGTGTGGGAACGCGGCGCAGGTGCAACAATGGCTTGCGGCACAGGGGCCTGTGGAGCCGTCGTCGCAAGTATCTTGAACGGTTTTACCAATCGTAAGGTACAAGCCCAGCTCCCTGGCGGCAATCTGGATATTGTGTGGAGCGAAAAAGACAATCGGGTGTATATGACTGGGCCGGGAACAGAAGTTTTTAATGGGGAAATTGAGATTTAG
- the moeB gene encoding molybdopterin-synthase adenylyltransferase MoeB yields the protein MPNIQELLSQTKKQISEIKAPELKSWIDQKRNMHLVDVREKDEQEKGIIPGAKLIPRGFLELKIEDQVPNKSDEIVLYCAGGNRSALAAKSLKDLGYEKVHSLIGGYSGWASQGLPTKVQRSLNKSQLDRYARHLLMPEVGEAGQLKLLDAKVFLVGAGGLGSPCAYYLAAAGIGTLGIIDHDVVDKSNLQRQILHNEERVGELKVESAKQTLKALNSDINVITYNEKLSRDNITEIIQDYDIIVNGCDNFPTRYLVNDACVFLKKPLVDGSIFRFDGQITVFDSANGGPCYRCLYPEPPPPEMAPSCQEAGVFGALPGILGTAQTIEVLKLILGKGEPLIGRLLTFDALKMKFKELKLRRDPACPVCGDHPSIKELIDYEWFCSLAGGDPLK from the coding sequence ATGCCCAACATTCAAGAACTACTCTCCCAGACCAAAAAACAAATTTCTGAAATTAAAGCCCCTGAACTAAAAAGCTGGATAGACCAAAAGAGGAACATGCACCTCGTGGATGTCCGCGAAAAAGACGAACAGGAAAAGGGCATCATTCCAGGCGCCAAGCTGATTCCCAGAGGATTTCTGGAACTCAAAATCGAAGATCAGGTCCCCAATAAAAGCGACGAGATTGTGCTGTATTGTGCAGGAGGCAATCGCTCTGCCTTGGCAGCGAAGAGTCTCAAAGATTTGGGATACGAAAAAGTACACTCTTTGATTGGCGGTTATTCCGGCTGGGCCTCGCAGGGCCTACCCACCAAGGTTCAACGCTCGCTGAATAAATCCCAGCTTGATCGCTATGCGCGGCATTTGCTCATGCCCGAAGTGGGCGAAGCAGGTCAGTTAAAATTATTGGATGCAAAAGTTTTCCTGGTGGGTGCCGGCGGCCTGGGATCTCCCTGTGCCTATTACCTGGCTGCTGCAGGCATTGGAACCCTTGGGATTATCGATCACGACGTGGTGGACAAAAGCAATCTTCAACGACAGATTTTGCACAACGAAGAACGCGTCGGGGAATTAAAAGTAGAATCTGCAAAACAAACTTTAAAGGCTTTAAACTCAGATATTAACGTAATCACCTATAATGAAAAACTTTCTCGGGATAACATCACGGAAATCATCCAAGACTACGACATTATCGTCAACGGCTGCGACAACTTCCCCACCCGCTATTTGGTGAATGATGCCTGTGTGTTTTTAAAAAAGCCGTTGGTGGATGGAAGCATCTTCCGCTTTGATGGACAGATCACCGTTTTTGACTCCGCAAATGGAGGCCCTTGCTACCGCTGCCTCTATCCCGAACCTCCCCCTCCAGAAATGGCCCCCTCCTGCCAGGAAGCCGGAGTATTTGGGGCACTTCCCGGAATTTTAGGCACGGCCCAAACCATTGAAGTCCTCAAATTGATTTTAGGCAAAGGCGAACCTTTAATCGGCAGATTGCTGACTTTCGATGCCCTAAAAATGAAATTCAAGGAATTAAAACTCCGCCGTGACCCCGCCTGTCCTGTCTGCGGTGATCATCCAAGTATTAAGGAATTGATTGATTATGAGTGGTTCTGTTCACTGGCGGGTGGAGATCCACTAAAATAA